One region of Streptococcus parasanguinis genomic DNA includes:
- a CDS encoding CAP domain-containing protein has translation MDRKYRVVSQAILATAMIVPAFIATKVAAENRGWNTSSYRSNYYNYGYNNWNGYNGYNSWTYSYGYGYPNWNYYYGYNYGYPSWNNYYGYNGWNYGYSLENDVNYIYWNGNHYYRMSDGTYRIYRNGEWKPLTNRNNSTNNLANDPHYVYENGYHYYVLDNGDYYYYKNGKWVFVKNSTENPDTPDPVPTPTPDPTPTPEEPDPSDKPDQPVNPSEPSTPEDHGNLIFPENPPFVGADGEFDPFAPTPENPSEPKPEEPVQPEVPGNDGLVSTDQPSENQIPPYVETPAEGLEHLPWAPNGRAPKIVYPPGKPGSAALRRDKNYYFDGSTHYYYVPSDTEATGYSAYWKWNGDKWKLYGMTDPKDPEIDPKFHEDAKDDEYAYSDRDSSVKLYSTNLVETAKAGQALPFKNVDEFKDYVIKKMNPKFIDNAGWDAKVEWEIEDPELFEQSKENPWAKDYVLIANLKSGVDDKNYKDVEFGYVKFVYRVEATDNTNYIELDKAKEAFAKINELRKAQGLKELTWSDDVYNSRALPKAHTISRQYDSTGFVARREDNATTVATKWYNSGLRELMLDPNATEGAVAAVINGDGNYYWAFMYK, from the coding sequence ATGGACAGAAAATATAGAGTGGTTAGTCAAGCAATCTTAGCAACAGCTATGATTGTCCCGGCATTTATAGCAACAAAAGTAGCTGCAGAAAATAGAGGATGGAATACCTCCTCTTATCGTTCAAACTATTATAACTATGGTTACAATAATTGGAACGGTTATAATGGCTATAATTCATGGACCTATAGTTATGGCTATGGATATCCAAATTGGAACTATTATTATGGCTATAACTATGGTTATCCTAGCTGGAATAATTATTATGGCTATAATGGTTGGAACTATGGTTATTCCTTGGAAAATGATGTAAACTACATTTATTGGAATGGCAATCATTATTATCGGATGAGTGATGGAACTTACCGGATCTACCGCAATGGTGAGTGGAAGCCTCTAACTAATCGGAATAACTCTACTAATAACCTTGCCAATGACCCTCATTATGTATATGAAAATGGCTACCATTATTATGTATTGGATAATGGGGATTATTACTACTATAAAAATGGCAAATGGGTATTTGTGAAGAATTCAACGGAAAATCCTGATACTCCTGATCCGGTTCCAACACCGACTCCGGATCCAACTCCAACACCTGAAGAGCCAGATCCAAGCGATAAACCGGATCAACCAGTTAATCCATCAGAACCATCTACACCAGAAGATCACGGCAACTTGATCTTCCCAGAAAATCCTCCATTTGTAGGAGCAGATGGAGAGTTTGATCCTTTCGCACCAACCCCAGAAAATCCAAGTGAACCAAAACCAGAAGAACCGGTGCAACCTGAAGTGCCTGGAAATGATGGTTTGGTATCAACAGATCAGCCTAGTGAAAACCAAATTCCTCCATACGTTGAGACACCAGCAGAAGGATTAGAACATCTTCCATGGGCTCCAAATGGACGAGCACCAAAGATAGTCTATCCTCCTGGCAAACCTGGATCAGCAGCTTTGCGTCGAGATAAGAACTACTACTTTGACGGGTCGACTCACTATTACTACGTTCCTTCTGATACGGAAGCAACTGGTTACTCTGCTTATTGGAAATGGAATGGAGATAAATGGAAACTTTATGGAATGACAGATCCGAAAGATCCTGAAATCGATCCAAAATTCCATGAAGATGCTAAAGATGATGAATATGCCTATAGCGATCGTGACTCAAGCGTGAAGCTCTATTCTACAAATCTTGTAGAAACAGCTAAAGCAGGTCAAGCTCTTCCATTTAAGAATGTGGATGAATTTAAGGACTATGTCATTAAGAAAATGAATCCTAAATTTATTGACAATGCTGGCTGGGATGCCAAAGTAGAATGGGAAATCGAGGACCCAGAACTCTTTGAGCAATCTAAAGAAAACCCATGGGCTAAAGACTATGTTTTAATCGCTAACTTGAAGAGTGGAGTAGATGACAAGAACTACAAAGATGTTGAGTTTGGCTATGTGAAATTCGTTTATCGTGTAGAAGCAACAGACAATACAAACTATATCGAGTTAGATAAAGCGAAGGAAGCATTTGCTAAGATTAACGAATTGCGAAAAGCACAAGGTTTAAAAGAATTGACTTGGTCAGATGATGTCTATAACTCACGTGCCTTACCAAAAGCCCATACTATTTCACGTCAGTACGATAGCACAGGTTTTGTAGCTCGCCGTGAAGACAATGCAACAACAGTCGCAACGAAATGGTATAACAGTGGATTGAGAGAATTAATGCTCGATCCAAATGCCACAGAAGGTGCGGTAGCAGCAGTCATCAATGGCGACGGTAACTATTACTGGGCATTCATGTATAAATAA
- the liaF gene encoding cell wall-active antibiotics response protein LiaF has translation MWKIQIFIFVEAVLLTLAAITILSIDFSRFVVLMVLFLLLLYYYFGKQKANFLLIALSVLLFFIVMLNPFVIAAILFAVVYGLLIAYPYMYKENEAVVFDVEEDTKIRQEKTRWIGDLQHFSKQSRGYRDLNVIRVFGNDTLHLEEVAICNWDNVVIIRKGFGNTKIILPIDLELHLQINTLYGDLKFLDLPVRKMRNETIDIETAHYRRSHRSVKIVLVGIVGDVEVIRA, from the coding sequence ATGTGGAAAATACAAATTTTTATTTTCGTTGAAGCCGTTTTGTTAACATTAGCAGCGATCACCATTTTATCAATCGATTTTTCCAGATTTGTTGTCTTGATGGTTCTCTTTTTGCTCCTTTTGTATTACTATTTTGGCAAACAAAAAGCGAATTTTCTATTAATCGCGCTGAGTGTGCTCTTGTTTTTTATCGTGATGCTGAATCCTTTTGTGATTGCAGCCATTTTATTTGCGGTGGTTTATGGTTTATTGATCGCCTACCCTTATATGTATAAGGAAAATGAAGCCGTTGTGTTTGATGTTGAAGAGGATACGAAAATTCGTCAGGAAAAAACTCGATGGATTGGTGATTTACAACATTTTTCAAAACAAAGTCGAGGGTATCGAGATCTGAATGTGATCCGAGTTTTTGGGAATGACACCCTCCATTTAGAGGAGGTAGCCATTTGCAATTGGGACAATGTAGTGATCATACGGAAAGGGTTTGGAAATACAAAAATTATCTTACCGATTGATTTGGAGTTGCATTTACAAATTAACACCCTGTATGGAGATCTGAAGTTTTTGGATCTTCCTGTCCGTAAAATGAGGAATGAAACCATAGACATTGAAACGGCACATTATCGGAGATCGCACCGTTCTGTAAAAATTGTGTTAGTTGGTATTGTTGGGGATGTTGAGGTGATTCGCGCATGA
- a CDS encoding envelope stress sensor histidine kinase LiaS, with protein sequence MKKLDYLLLYFYSLMVVAVICHTIFHFVGFQWGKLLSDLSLLQSFLFLVFSLTLALTALVVLIIKITQFVTVHAVQQKVESILTASQRKEIAPKELNQQLDLLDSKLLRLEENLQKSENRVMRNEEEIVEIERKRIARDLHDTVSQELFAANMILSGVAAQALELEKSQIQQQLNGVSDILGTAQNDLRVLLLHLRPTELEGKSLVEGMEMIFRELKEKSNLTVVFHHNDVSIPKDMEEHLFRIVQEIVSNTLKHARAQQMDVFLHQEGKQLHLRMVDDGIGFEQEKLERLSYGLKNIQERVEDMAGTIKIRTSPQKGVAVDIRVPLLVKDKNEKETV encoded by the coding sequence ATGAAGAAATTAGACTATCTCCTATTGTATTTCTATTCCCTAATGGTGGTTGCGGTCATTTGTCATACCATTTTCCATTTTGTTGGTTTTCAGTGGGGCAAACTTCTCTCAGATCTTTCCTTGCTTCAGTCATTCCTATTTTTGGTTTTTAGTCTGACGCTTGCATTGACGGCTTTGGTTGTCTTAATTATCAAAATCACGCAATTTGTAACAGTTCATGCAGTACAACAAAAGGTAGAATCTATCCTGACTGCTTCACAGCGAAAAGAAATTGCCCCCAAAGAATTGAATCAACAGTTAGATTTATTGGACAGCAAATTACTTCGACTAGAAGAAAATTTACAAAAGAGTGAAAATCGTGTGATGCGAAATGAAGAAGAAATTGTGGAAATCGAGCGTAAGAGAATTGCGCGTGATCTACATGATACGGTTAGTCAAGAATTGTTTGCAGCCAATATGATTTTATCTGGAGTAGCAGCGCAGGCCCTTGAGTTAGAGAAAAGTCAGATCCAGCAGCAACTAAATGGTGTGTCAGATATTCTAGGGACAGCCCAAAATGATTTACGCGTCTTGCTCTTACATCTTCGTCCTACAGAATTGGAAGGAAAAAGCTTGGTAGAAGGTATGGAGATGATTTTTAGAGAATTGAAGGAAAAGAGTAACCTAACAGTTGTCTTCCATCATAATGACGTGAGCATTCCAAAAGATATGGAAGAACATCTATTTCGAATCGTCCAAGAAATTGTCAGCAATACCTTGAAACATGCTAGAGCTCAACAAATGGATGTCTTTTTGCATCAGGAAGGAAAACAACTTCATTTACGGATGGTAGATGATGGAATCGGCTTTGAGCAGGAAAAATTGGAACGATTGAGTTATGGGTTGAAAAATATTCAAGAACGTGTAGAAGACATGGCGGGAACCATTAAAATAAGAACGAGTCCTCAAAAGGGAGTGGCTGTGGATATTCGCGTTCCCCTCCTTGTAAAAGATAAAAATGAAAAGGAAACTGTATGA
- a CDS encoding response regulator transcription factor produces MKVLLVDDHEMVRLGLKSFLSMQTDIEQVLEAKNGHEGVDLALKERPDVIIMDIVMPELNGIDATLAILKEWPEAKIVILTSYLDNEKIYPVLDAGAKGYILKTSSATEILQAVRKVAIGEFAIETEVSQKVESRKNHAELHDDLTARERDILALLTKGYENQRIADELFISLKTVKTHVSNILSKLEVSDRTQAVVYAFRHHLVNQEDF; encoded by the coding sequence ATGAAAGTATTATTAGTAGACGACCATGAAATGGTCCGGTTGGGATTGAAAAGCTTTTTGTCCATGCAAACCGATATTGAGCAAGTCTTAGAGGCGAAAAATGGGCATGAAGGGGTGGACTTGGCGCTGAAAGAAAGACCAGACGTCATCATCATGGATATTGTGATGCCAGAGCTAAATGGAATCGATGCGACTCTAGCCATCCTAAAAGAGTGGCCGGAAGCTAAAATTGTCATTTTGACGTCTTATTTAGATAACGAAAAGATTTACCCTGTCTTAGATGCCGGTGCCAAAGGTTATATTTTAAAGACCTCGTCAGCAACGGAGATCTTACAGGCTGTCCGGAAGGTTGCAATAGGAGAATTTGCGATTGAGACTGAAGTCAGTCAAAAAGTTGAGTCACGCAAGAACCATGCTGAATTGCACGATGACCTAACAGCTAGAGAACGGGATATTCTGGCTTTATTGACGAAAGGATATGAAAATCAACGCATAGCAGATGAACTCTTTATTTCTCTGAAAACAGTGAAAACCCACGTTTCCAATATTTTATCGAAACTAGAAGTTAGTGATCGGACACAAGCAGTCGTTTATGCTTTCCGTCACCATCTGGTGAATCAGGAAGATTTTTAA
- a CDS encoding bifunctional Cof-type HAD-IIB family hydrolase/peptidylprolyl isomerase, protein MDAKLRYKAKKVKIVFFDIDDTLRAKETGLIPESVKDVFHQLKEKGIRTGIATGRGVFGVVPEIMDLKPDFLVTLNGAYIEDTKGTVIYQSPINEAIVSSFVDWAKESEIDYGLVASHQAALSNRTPLISDAIDIIYPNLPVDPDLHLKEPIFQMWTFDEQDSELELPPSLQENLRLVSWHPHSSDVVRFEASKASGVSHLVNHLGLKPENVLVFGDGLNDLELFDYAGISIAMGKSAPELQEKADYITKNLEEDGIFYALEELNMVEKELTLPQLELATADGPVAVIKTNHGKMNIQLFPDQAPKTVANFVALAKSGYYDGVIFHRIIKDFMIQGGDPTGTGMGGESIYGESFEDEFSKELYNIRGALSMANAGPNTNGSQFFIVQNQHLPYSKKELVRGGWPEEIAEIYTTEGGTPHLDQRHTVFGQLMDEASFAVLDEIAAVETGMMDKPVEDVVIETIEIED, encoded by the coding sequence GTGGACGCAAAATTACGTTATAAAGCAAAAAAAGTAAAAATCGTCTTTTTTGATATTGATGATACGTTACGTGCAAAAGAAACGGGATTGATCCCAGAATCTGTCAAAGATGTCTTTCATCAGTTGAAAGAAAAAGGAATTCGAACAGGGATTGCAACCGGCAGAGGGGTTTTTGGGGTTGTTCCTGAAATTATGGATTTAAAACCTGATTTTCTAGTAACCTTAAACGGTGCCTATATAGAAGATACAAAAGGAACTGTGATCTACCAATCACCAATCAATGAAGCAATCGTTTCTTCTTTTGTGGATTGGGCCAAAGAATCCGAGATTGATTATGGGTTAGTAGCTAGTCATCAAGCCGCCCTGTCTAATCGGACACCCTTGATTAGTGATGCTATTGACATCATTTATCCTAACTTACCCGTAGATCCAGATCTGCATTTGAAAGAACCTATTTTCCAAATGTGGACCTTTGATGAACAGGATAGTGAGCTAGAGTTGCCCCCTTCTTTGCAAGAGAACTTGCGCCTAGTTTCGTGGCATCCCCATTCATCAGATGTTGTTCGCTTTGAAGCTTCAAAAGCTTCAGGAGTTTCTCATCTTGTAAATCATTTGGGCTTGAAGCCAGAGAATGTTTTAGTATTTGGGGATGGATTAAATGATCTAGAACTGTTTGATTATGCTGGAATTAGTATCGCAATGGGAAAATCTGCCCCAGAGTTACAAGAAAAAGCTGATTATATCACTAAGAATTTAGAAGAAGATGGCATATTCTATGCCTTAGAGGAGTTAAATATGGTTGAAAAAGAATTGACGTTACCACAGTTAGAACTTGCTACGGCTGACGGTCCTGTCGCTGTGATCAAAACCAATCACGGTAAGATGAACATTCAATTGTTCCCGGATCAAGCGCCAAAAACAGTTGCAAACTTTGTAGCTCTTGCTAAGTCTGGTTATTATGATGGTGTCATTTTCCATCGGATTATTAAAGATTTTATGATCCAAGGGGGAGATCCTACTGGTACAGGTATGGGTGGTGAATCCATCTATGGTGAGAGCTTCGAAGACGAATTTTCAAAAGAACTGTACAATATTCGTGGAGCCCTTTCGATGGCAAATGCTGGACCAAACACAAATGGTAGCCAATTCTTTATTGTACAAAATCAACATCTCCCATATTCGAAAAAGGAATTGGTCCGCGGTGGCTGGCCTGAAGAAATTGCTGAAATCTATACGACAGAAGGGGGAACTCCTCACCTAGATCAACGCCATACCGTATTTGGACAATTGATGGATGAAGCTTCTTTTGCTGTGTTGGATGAGATCGCGGCTGTTGAGACAGGGATGATGGATAAGCCAGTAGAAGATGTCGTGATTGAAACCATCGAGATTGAGGACTAA
- a CDS encoding S1 RNA-binding domain-containing protein: protein MKIGDKLEGTITGIQPYGAFVELESGVTGLIHISEIRSGYVSNIHDILSIGEKVFVQVIDVDEYSKKASLSLRTLEETPQRSIRHHRFSNDRHKSGFAPLAQQMPTWVKEGKVFFSKQEKK, encoded by the coding sequence ATGAAAATTGGAGATAAGTTAGAAGGGACCATTACAGGCATTCAACCTTATGGTGCCTTTGTCGAACTAGAGTCGGGTGTCACGGGCTTGATTCATATCTCAGAGATTAGAAGTGGTTATGTAAGTAATATTCATGATATTCTTTCAATTGGAGAAAAAGTCTTTGTCCAAGTCATCGATGTTGATGAATATTCTAAGAAAGCTAGCCTCTCTCTGAGAACACTAGAAGAAACACCACAACGAAGTATTCGACACCATCGTTTTTCAAATGACCGCCACAAGAGTGGTTTTGCGCCCTTAGCTCAACAGATGCCGACCTGGGTTAAAGAAGGAAAGGTATTCTTTAGCAAACAAGAAAAGAAATAA
- the cysK gene encoding cysteine synthase A, whose amino-acid sequence MAIYENITELIGNTPIVKLNRLVPEGAADVYVKLEAFNPGSSVKDRIALSMIEKAEADGLIKPGDTIVEATSGNTGIGLSWVGAAKGYKVVIVMPETMSVERRKIIQAYGAELVLTPGSEGMKGAIAKAEAIAAERNGFLPLQFENPANPEVHERTTGQEIVDAFGKDGLDAFVAGVGTGGTVSGISHTLKKNNPTVKVYAVEANESAVLSGEKPGPHKIQGISAGFIPNTLDTNAYDGVRRVSSEEAFELARAIGGAEGFLVGISSAAAIYAAIEVAKELGSGKKVLALAPDNGERYLSTTLYEFE is encoded by the coding sequence ATGGCTATTTATGAAAATATTACAGAATTGATCGGGAACACTCCTATTGTCAAATTGAACCGTCTTGTTCCTGAAGGAGCTGCAGATGTCTATGTCAAACTCGAAGCCTTCAATCCTGGATCATCTGTTAAAGACCGGATTGCTTTGAGCATGATTGAAAAAGCTGAAGCGGATGGCTTGATCAAACCAGGTGATACCATTGTCGAAGCAACTAGTGGGAACACAGGGATTGGCTTGTCATGGGTCGGTGCAGCTAAAGGCTACAAAGTTGTGATTGTCATGCCTGAAACCATGAGTGTGGAACGTCGTAAAATCATCCAAGCCTATGGAGCTGAACTCGTTTTGACTCCTGGAAGTGAAGGAATGAAAGGCGCTATCGCTAAAGCTGAAGCAATCGCTGCAGAAAGAAATGGCTTCCTTCCTCTTCAATTTGAAAACCCTGCTAACCCAGAGGTACATGAAAGAACAACAGGACAAGAAATCGTTGATGCCTTTGGAAAAGATGGTTTAGATGCTTTTGTCGCAGGTGTTGGTACTGGTGGTACTGTTTCTGGTATTTCTCATACTTTGAAAAAGAATAATCCTACTGTCAAAGTCTATGCCGTTGAGGCCAATGAATCCGCAGTCCTTTCTGGCGAAAAACCTGGACCACATAAAATCCAAGGGATTTCAGCTGGTTTTATCCCAAATACTTTAGACACTAATGCATATGATGGTGTTCGTCGCGTATCTTCAGAAGAAGCTTTCGAACTTGCACGCGCTATCGGTGGAGCTGAAGGATTCTTAGTCGGTATCTCAAGCGCAGCTGCTATCTATGCTGCTATTGAAGTCGCAAAAGAATTGGGTAGCGGTAAAAAAGTTCTTGCTCTTGCACCAGATAATGGAGAACGTTATCTTTCTACTACCCTTTACGAATTTGAATAA
- a CDS encoding YigZ family protein codes for MEYVTFKENGTVQEEIKKSKFICHVKRVSSEEEARDFINAIKKEHYKATHNCSAFIIGEQSDIKRTSDDGEPSGTAGVPMLGVLENHRITNSCVVVTRYFGGIKLGAGGLIRAYAGSVAQAVREIGLVEIKEQVVLGITLSYSQYQEFANFLKDHQLAEQDPMFTDQVMSTIFVDKENTNSITAALVEFYNGKVIIEDQGIREVEVPLLSVEK; via the coding sequence ATGGAATATGTTACATTTAAAGAGAACGGCACTGTTCAAGAAGAAATCAAAAAATCAAAATTCATTTGTCATGTCAAGCGAGTCTCCTCTGAAGAGGAAGCTAGAGATTTTATCAATGCCATCAAAAAGGAACACTATAAGGCTACACATAACTGCTCTGCTTTCATCATTGGGGAACAAAGTGACATCAAACGGACCAGTGACGATGGAGAGCCTAGTGGAACCGCTGGGGTACCGATGTTAGGAGTTTTGGAGAATCATCGCATCACTAATAGTTGTGTCGTGGTTACCCGCTATTTCGGAGGTATTAAATTAGGCGCTGGCGGTCTGATTCGTGCTTATGCTGGAAGTGTTGCACAAGCAGTTCGAGAGATTGGACTGGTAGAAATCAAAGAGCAAGTGGTACTTGGGATCACACTTTCTTATTCCCAATACCAAGAATTTGCTAATTTCTTAAAAGACCATCAATTGGCGGAACAAGATCCGATGTTTACAGATCAGGTGATGTCAACTATTTTTGTAGATAAAGAAAACACAAACTCTATCACAGCAGCTTTAGTCGAATTTTACAATGGCAAAGTCATTATTGAGGATCAAGGAATTCGTGAGGTTGAAGTACCCCTACTTTCTGTAGAAAAATAA
- a CDS encoding DEAD/DEAH box helicase encodes MKIEDSYGRLLTESQMTNDLKEIAQELPAMEKQNGRYQCFRCGSLIDQKLWKLSEEVLYCRACIQLGRIRSDQKLYAIAQKDFEGQEVLNWKGTLTSYQQEVSEGLIQAVKAGKHALVHAVTGAGKTEMMYQVVATAIKAGKAVCIATPRIDVCIELYGRMKEDFSCPISLLHGESEPYFRTPLVIATTHQLLKFYQAFDLLIIDEVDAFPYVDNPILYKAAQNAIKKEGNTLYLTATSTDELDKKVKKKEIIRYSLPRRFHGNPLVVPEIKWVPKIREKIEKGRIPYQLLQLIKKQIQTHYPLLIFVSEIELGQQFTENLKKYFPKETVGFVSSQTTDRLRMVEEFRNRAITMLVSTTILERGVTFPFVDVFVLESNHKLFTKSALVQISGRVGRSKERPTGKLLFLSDGITREMKKAIKEIKEMNQEAGF; translated from the coding sequence ATGAAGATAGAAGATTCTTATGGAAGACTCTTAACGGAGAGTCAAATGACAAATGATCTGAAAGAAATTGCCCAAGAACTTCCAGCTATGGAAAAACAGAATGGAAGGTACCAATGTTTTCGATGTGGCAGTTTGATTGATCAAAAACTTTGGAAGTTGAGTGAGGAGGTGCTGTATTGTAGAGCCTGTATCCAATTGGGAAGGATCCGGAGTGATCAAAAACTTTATGCTATTGCACAGAAGGACTTTGAAGGACAGGAGGTGTTAAACTGGAAGGGAACCTTGACTTCCTATCAACAAGAGGTATCTGAAGGACTTATCCAAGCAGTTAAAGCAGGAAAACATGCCTTGGTACATGCTGTGACAGGAGCTGGAAAAACAGAAATGATGTATCAGGTTGTAGCAACAGCGATCAAGGCAGGAAAAGCAGTCTGTATTGCTACCCCAAGAATCGATGTCTGTATAGAATTGTACGGAAGAATGAAGGAAGATTTTTCCTGCCCCATCTCTTTGCTTCATGGAGAATCGGAACCCTATTTTAGAACACCCTTGGTGATCGCTACAACCCACCAATTGCTAAAGTTTTATCAGGCCTTTGATCTCCTTATTATAGATGAAGTAGATGCTTTTCCCTATGTAGACAATCCAATCCTATATAAAGCAGCTCAGAATGCAATAAAAAAAGAGGGGAATACCCTATATTTAACAGCAACCTCTACAGATGAGTTAGATAAAAAGGTCAAGAAAAAAGAAATCATTCGTTATAGCCTTCCAAGAAGATTTCATGGGAACCCACTAGTGGTCCCTGAAATAAAATGGGTGCCGAAAATTAGAGAAAAAATAGAAAAAGGAAGAATCCCTTACCAACTATTGCAACTGATCAAGAAACAAATACAAACTCACTACCCATTGTTAATCTTTGTATCTGAAATAGAATTAGGACAACAATTTACCGAGAACTTAAAAAAATACTTTCCCAAAGAAACAGTAGGTTTTGTATCCTCACAGACAACAGACCGTCTACGAATGGTAGAAGAGTTTAGAAACAGAGCCATAACCATGCTAGTCTCTACAACAATTTTAGAAAGAGGAGTGACTTTTCCGTTTGTAGATGTCTTTGTTTTAGAAAGTAATCACAAATTATTTACTAAAAGTGCTCTCGTACAAATTTCAGGAAGGGTCGGTCGAAGTAAAGAAAGACCAACAGGTAAACTACTTTTTCTATCAGATGGCATAACACGAGAAATGAAGAAAGCGATCAAAGAAATAAAGGAAATGAATCAGGAGGCTGGATTTTGA
- a CDS encoding ComF family protein, which produces MKECLLCTKELKTGEHFTDLIFMNQQEEWICKECKEDFEQIGEIHCPRCYKDKEEKVCKDCEYWIQKGNMVEHEALYRYNTAMKDYFKRYKFEGDRLLGMVFASDLKKALKKYKSYTIIPTPISHEKRQERGFNQVSTILDFAEIKYSSVFQKEDTLAQSKKTREERLKTSQHFQLKGEISGKQKYLIFDDIYTTGKTIELMKRLLIEKGVKEIKTFSIAR; this is translated from the coding sequence TTGAAAGAATGTTTGCTTTGTACTAAAGAGTTGAAAACTGGTGAACATTTCACAGACCTTATTTTTATGAATCAACAAGAAGAATGGATTTGTAAAGAATGCAAAGAAGACTTCGAACAAATTGGCGAAATCCATTGTCCTAGATGTTATAAAGATAAGGAGGAGAAAGTATGTAAAGATTGCGAATACTGGATACAAAAGGGGAATATGGTCGAACATGAAGCATTATATAGATATAATACAGCAATGAAGGACTATTTCAAGCGATATAAATTTGAAGGCGATCGTTTATTAGGAATGGTATTTGCAAGTGACCTCAAAAAAGCCTTGAAAAAGTATAAAAGCTATACGATAATACCGACTCCAATCAGCCATGAAAAAAGGCAGGAAAGAGGATTCAATCAAGTATCGACTATACTAGATTTTGCAGAGATAAAGTACAGCAGTGTCTTCCAAAAAGAAGACACTTTAGCCCAATCAAAAAAAACAAGAGAAGAAAGATTAAAAACCTCTCAGCACTTTCAATTAAAAGGAGAAATTTCAGGAAAGCAGAAATATCTAATCTTCGATGATATCTACACAACGGGCAAAACAATCGAATTAATGAAGCGCCTACTAATTGAAAAAGGTGTGAAAGAAATAAAGACATTTTCAATCGCAAGGTAA
- the hpf gene encoding ribosome hibernation-promoting factor, HPF/YfiA family yields MIKYSIRGENLEVTEAIRDYVVSKLEKIEKYFQADQELDARVNLKVYREKTAKVEVTIPLGSITLRAEDVSQDMYGSIDLVVDKIERQIRKNKTKIEKKNRIKSGAGKLFTDAVVEEAATTEKVVRSKTIDLEPMDLDEAILQMDLLAHDFFIYRDAEDNTTNVIYRREDGDIGLLEVKE; encoded by the coding sequence ATGATTAAATATAGTATCCGTGGTGAAAACCTAGAAGTAACAGAAGCCATTCGCGACTATGTCGTTTCTAAACTCGAAAAGATTGAAAAATATTTTCAGGCAGATCAAGAGCTAGACGCTCGAGTAAACTTAAAAGTTTACCGTGAAAAGACCGCAAAAGTAGAAGTGACCATTCCGCTTGGATCTATCACACTTCGTGCAGAAGATGTCTCTCAAGATATGTACGGTTCAATTGATCTGGTTGTGGATAAAATTGAACGTCAAATTCGTAAGAATAAAACAAAAATCGAAAAGAAAAATCGTATTAAATCTGGTGCAGGTAAATTGTTTACCGATGCAGTTGTAGAAGAAGCAGCAACCACAGAAAAAGTTGTTCGCTCAAAAACAATTGATCTAGAGCCAATGGATTTAGATGAAGCGATCCTTCAAATGGATCTATTAGCACACGACTTCTTCATTTATCGTGATGCAGAAGACAATACAACAAATGTGATCTACCGTAGAGAAGATGGAGACATCGGTCTATTGGAAGTAAAAGAATAG
- the ntdP gene encoding nucleoside tri-diphosphate phosphatase, whose amino-acid sequence MKLPKEGDFITIQSYKHDGSLHRTWRDTMVLKITENAIIGVNDHTLVTESDGRRWITREPAIVYFHKKYWFNIIAMIRDNGVSYYCNLASPFHIDQEALKYIDYDLDVKVFTNGEKKLLDVEEYEQHKEKMHYSDDIDFILKENVKVLVDWINQSKGPFSEEYIKIWYNRYVELRNK is encoded by the coding sequence ATGAAACTACCTAAAGAAGGCGACTTTATTACAATTCAAAGTTATAAACATGATGGCAGTTTACACCGAACATGGCGTGACACCATGGTATTAAAGATAACCGAAAATGCAATTATTGGAGTAAATGATCATACACTTGTTACTGAAAGTGATGGTAGACGTTGGATTACACGTGAACCAGCGATCGTATATTTCCATAAAAAATATTGGTTTAACATCATCGCCATGATCCGTGACAATGGTGTGTCTTACTACTGTAACCTAGCAAGTCCTTTTCACATTGACCAAGAAGCCTTAAAATATATCGACTATGATCTCGATGTCAAGGTCTTTACCAATGGTGAAAAAAAATTGTTAGATGTTGAAGAATACGAGCAGCACAAAGAAAAAATGCACTATTCAGATGACATTGACTTTATTTTAAAGGAAAATGTTAAGGTTCTAGTAGATTGGATAAACCAAAGCAAAGGTCCTTTTTCTGAGGAATATATCAAAATTTGGTATAACCGTTATGTTGAACTGCGAAATAAATAA